GAGGTCGTGGTGACCTCGGCTCACCGTTCGCCCGAGCAGACGGCCGACTACGTGCGTGCAGCACCCGGTCGCGGCGTGAAGGTGTTCGTGGTGGGTGCCGGGCGAGCCGCGCACCTGGCCGGTGCCGTGGCGGCGCACACCACGTTGCCAGTGCTGGGCGTGCCGCTGGAGTCGGGCGCGCTCAAGGGCATGGACGCTTTGCTGGCCACCGTGCAGATGCCCGCCGGTGTGCCGGTGGGCACGCTGGCCATAGGCGAGGCCGGCGCGCGTAACGCGGGCCTGCTGGCGGCCCAGGTGCTGGCCTTATCCGACACCGCCCTGGCCGGGCGCTTCAAGCGCTTGCGAAAACGCATGACGGCGGCCGTGCCGGGAGTGGTCGAGCAGGTCGACCCCTGAGGGGCTTGCCGGCGACCTCGTCGAACTGTTGATGGATTCTACGCCGACGATGGCCGAGCAGGCCGAACAGCTTGAGGCGGCCGTGCTGCGCGCCGCCGATGTAATCAGGGCCGGTGGCCTGGTGGTGTATCCGACCGAAACTATTTACGCCCTGGGCGCCGACGCTGGCAACGCAGAGGCCGTGCAGCGCTTGCTGGCCGCCAAGGGCAGGGACGATGGGCGTGGTATGTCGGCGCTGGTTGCCGATCTCGGGCAGGCGCGCGCCCTGCTGGACACTAATCCCGGCCCCGAGGCGGTGGAACTCGCGCGGCGCTGGTGGCCCGGGCCCCTGACGCTGGTGTTACCCGCCGCTGCCGGTCTTTCCCGCGGGCTGGTAGGAGAGTCCGGAGGCGTGGGCCTGAGGTGCAGCAGCGACCCGGTGGCGGCCGCCCTGCTCAAGGCCGCGGGTGTGCCCCTGACCGCTACCTCGGCCAATCCCTCGTCGCTGGAGCCTGCGCGCAGTGTGCAGACCGCTCGCGAATATTTCGGTGACAGCGTGGCCTGTTATGTTGACGACGGCCCGCGCATGGCCGAGTCTGCAAGCACGGTGGTTGAGTTTTTGGATGGTCGGGCCTATCTGCGAAGGAGTGGCTCTGTTGACGTTACGGGCACGATAAACGTGCAAGGTGGGTGAGAGAAGTGGCCAGGTTCAGACCGTTTAAGGGAATACGTTTTGCGGGTGAAGCCGCGGGCGACATGGACGCGGCGGTCGCCCCGCCCTACGACGTTATCAGTGCGGAGCAGCGCGACGCGTTGTACGACGCCGGCCGTTGGAACGTCACCCGGCTGATCCTCAACCGAGACGGACACGCCGAGGCGGGCCGCCTGTTCCGGGAGTGGACGGAGCAGGGCAACGTGGCCCCCGACGCCGAGGATAGCTTTTATCTCTACAGCCAGGAGTTCGAGGTCGAGGGCAGGCTGTTGCGCCGCACGGGCGTGATAGGCGCGCTGGCCCTTGAGCCCTTTTCACGCGCGGTAGTACTGCCGCACGAGCGCACCTTTTCTCATCACAAGAAAGACCGCCTCGAGCTCACCACCGAGGTACGGGCCAATCTCAGCCCTATTTTCGGTCTCTACTCCAACCCCGATTTCAAGCCCGAGCCTCCATCGGGCTGGGACAGCCCGGCAGACATCGACGTTGAGCACCAGGGCGTGCGTCATCGCATGTGGGTGGTTGCCGACCAGGAGGCGGCCGAATCGGTTCAGGCGGCGCTGGCCGGTCGCCAGGTATACATAGCCGACGGCCATCATCGCTACGCGACCGCTCTCAACTATTACGCCCAGCTCAACGACGGGGCTGACCCTCCCTCGGCGGACGACGCGCCGGGTGACTCCGAGCAGCCGGACGCGCACGTGATGGCTTTCCTGGCCACCTTCGAGGATCCGGGCATGGTCATACTGCCCACCCACCGCGAGCTGGTCAGCAGCGGTGGCGCCGATCACGGCAGGTTTGAAGAATCGTTGTCTTCTGGCTTCGAGCTGCAGCGCTTTGAGCGTACGCCAGACGGAAGGGGAGAACTGCTGGCCGCGCTCGAGCAGGCCGGTGCCGCGGTCAACGCCTTCGGCGTGGCCTTGAAAGACCTCGATCACTACTTGCTGGTGAGCAGGCCAGCCGTGGCCGAGGCGGGTTCGCCGCTGGCCGCGCTCGACGTAAGCGCGCTGCACGGCGCGGTGCTGGCAGAGGCGCTGCAGGCGGCGGGCGGAAGTGGCCCGCCGGAAATAACCTACACAGTGGATGCAGCGTCGTTGCTCGACAGGGTGGACGCGGGTGAGCTCGAGGGAGGGTTTCTTCTCAACGCTACGCGCAGCGAGCAGATCGCCGACGTGTGTCTGGCCGGCGAACTCATGCCCGAAAAGTCGACGTATTTTTATCCCAAGCTACTCACCGGCCTGGTCTTCCATTCGCTGGAGGCCATGAGCGGCGAGCAAAAACACCGCGCGAACGGCTGAGCGGTCCCACCGTGCGCCAGTATCTCGATCTACTACAGAAGGTGCTCGACGAGGGCAGCAGCAAGCAGGACCGCACGGGCACCGGCACGCTGAGCATATTCGGCTGCCAGTCGCGCTACGATCTTTCGGCTGGCTTCCCGCTTCTTACTACCAAGAAACTGCACCTGCGCTCGATCATCCACGAGCTGCTGTGGTTTATCGCCGGCGATACCAACGTGGCCTACCTGCAGCAGAACGGTGTCAGGATCTGGGACGAGTGGGCCGATGAGAACGGCGAGCTGGGGCCTGTCTACGGTCGCCAGTGGCGCAGCTGGCCGACGGCCGACGGTGGCAGCATTGACCAACTGGCCCAGGTCGTGGAGCAGGTGCGCGACAACCCGGACTCGAGGCGCATGCTGGTGAGTTCGTGGAACCCGGGCGAGATCGAGGGCATGGCGCTGCCGCCCTGCCACCTGCTGTTCCAGTTTTACGTCTGTGACGGGCGCCTGTCCTGCCAGATGTACCAGCGCAGCGCCGACCTGTTTCTCGGCGTGCCGTTCAACGTAGCTTCGTACTCCCTGCTGACGATGATGGTGGCCCAGGTCACCGGCCTTGAGCCGGGGGAGTTCATCCACACGCTGGGCGACACGCATCTCTATCTCAACCATCTCGACCAGGCCCGCGAACAGCTTTCGCGGTTGCCCGGTCCGTTGCCGACCATGAAGATCAACCCCGAGGTCGACGATCTTTTCGCCTTCAGCTACGACGACTTTGAACTCGAGGGCTACCAGGCCCAGCCCCACATAGCCGCAGCGGTGGCCGTCTAACTGGTGGGTCGCGGCCGGTGATCGTTGCTTGCGTAGTGGCCGTTGCCGAGAACGGCGTCATCGGGCGCGATGGCGGCCTGCCGTGGCGGTTGCCGGCCGACCTGGCTTACTTCAAGCGTCTGACCGAGGGGCACCGGATGATAATGGGACGGCTCACCTTCGAGTCTATCGGGTCGCGTCCCTTGCCCGGCCGTCCCTGCGTGGTGGTGAGCGGCCAGGGCGACTACCAGCCCGACGGCGTTGTCGTGAGGCCGTCGGTCACTGCCGCGCTCGACTATTGCCGCGAGCAGTTGTCGGACGATGACACTGTGTTTGTCGCCGGCGGCAGCCGGGTATTCGCCGAGGCCCTGCCGTTGAGCGACCGGGTGTACCTGACGCTGGTGCACGCGAATGTTGAAGGTGACACGAAATTTTCGCTCGAGGCACTCGACGGCTGGAGCCTGTCGGAAGACACCCGCCGCGAGAGCGATGAGAAGAACCCCTACGCGTTAAGTTTCAGGGTCTACGACAGGCCCTGACGCCGGCCGGGCTGACCTCTAGCTCGGGATTTTTTTCAGCAGGCGGCGCGCGCGTACGGCGTAGCGTCGGTTGGGTAGGCGCAGGTAGGCGGGCAGGTGCTGGTAGGCGTGGCGTGCCTGGTCCAGCGTCTCGCGGGCGTCGTCGCTCTGCCCGAGCGCGGCGGCAGACTCGCCGGCAATGAGCCATCCCTCTACGCTGCTGGTGTTGATCTTGACCGCCATGCGCGCCTGCTCAAGCGCTTCGCGCGGGCGCTTGGCCTCGGCGTACCAGCGCGCCAGCGCCAGGCGGGGTTCGCCGTAGAGAAAGCCCGGCGAGATTTTCAGTGCTCGCTCCACGTCGGCTAGTCCGCGCTCGGTGTCGCCGGTGTGCAGCCGTGCAAGTCCCAGGAAGTAGTTCGTCTCGGCCGCCTCGTCCATGCGCGCGATGGCCTTCTCCATGTGCGGCACGGCCTCGGCGTGCCGACCCTTGTCGACCAGTATGCGCCCGAGGTCGTTGTGCGCGCCAACGTCGTGATCGTTTACGTCTAGCAGTTTCTTGAGTTCGTTGACGGCGTTGTGGCGGCGCCACAACGAGGCCGGGTTGAACCAGCGCCCGCTCACCCTCGCGTTGGTCAGCCAGACGACCAGGCCCACGATCACGAGCGCCAGCAGCGGGTTGTGCAGCAGGTAGCTGAGGAGGTAGAAGAGGAAGAAGGTGCGCAGTTGGCGCTACCAGTCAGTCGCCGTCTTCGCAGAAGTGCGAGCGGGCGATGCGTTCCTTGAGGTACTCGAGCGTGCCCAGGTCCTCGATGATGTCGCCGCCGGTGTCGTAGAAGAATATTTCACCCTGCTTGTTGCGGCCCACCGCCACCAGCCACTCCAGCTCGTCGCGATCTTCGAGCAGGTAGTTGATGGCCTGCGAAACCCCCTTGCCGGGGATAATCGTCACGGTGGCGCGTTTTGGCCGCTTTTTTACAGGGCTTAAGGTTGCAATCTTCTTTTTCATGGCGACCCTCAGGTGCCGACAGGATGCTGTTCTGCCAGGCTCAAGTCAACCTGAGTGTGCACACGCTTTCGACGTGAAATGTGTGGGGAAACAGGTCCACGGGCTGCACTTTCTCAAGGCGGTAGCCTTGGTCGACCAGCACCCGCAGGTCGCGGGCCAGCGTGGAAGGGTTGCAGGATACGTAGACGATTTTTTCGGCTTCCAGCCGTGCGATGTCGTGAGCCGCCGAGCCGAGCCCGCTGCGGGTGGGGTCGACAACCACGAGATCAGGCCGTTGTCTCACACCGGCGGCGAGGTACTCCTCGGCGCGTGCCGTGACGGCGCTTACATGCCTGAACGAGGCCCGGTGCGCCGAGCGTTCAAGCGCGTGCGCGGCCGCGGCGTCGGATTCCACGGCCACCAGTTGGTCGGCCAGCGGTGCCAGCGGCAGGGTGAGGTTGCCCGCCCCGGCGTAGAGCTCGAGGATGAAGCGTTTACGTTCACTGCCGGCCGCCTCGAGTACCCGTTGCACGAGCAGTTCGTTGGCCAGCGTGTTTACCTGGCCGAAGGCTGTGCCGGGAGCTTCGATGGTCGGGCCGTCTGGCACTGGCCGCCAGCGCCGCCGGGTGTCGCCCCAGTCGCGTTTCCAGCCCTTGCCCCAGGCAACGACGCCTTTTACCGGGCAGCCTGGCTGATCGAGAAACTCGCGTACGCGCGCTGTGTCCGAGCGGCGCAGGCGGCCGCGGCTGTTGATGGCCACCACCAGCCCAGCCATGCGCCCGCGCGACACGATCTCAACGCGCGTGGCCTGCGTGGACATGCCGGCCACCAGTTCTTCGACCAGCGGCATGGCGTTCCTGATGTAGGGCTCGGCCAGCATGCAGTCGTCCACGGGTACCAGGCGATGGGTAGAGGCGCGGTAGAAGCCCATCCTGTGTCCGGCGAAGCGCAGCTTGAGTCGGTTGCGGTAGCCCAGGTTGAGCGGTGACGGGTCGGGCGCGGCGACGGGGGGATTGTCGATGCGGCCGATGCGGGTGATGCAGTCGACCAGGGCGTCGCGCTTGGCCTCGAGCTGGGCCTGGTAGTCGACGTGCTGCCAGGGGCAGCCGCCGCATTCCTTCACCAGCGGGCAGGGTGGCTCCACCCTGGCTTCGCCCGCTGTGAGTACTTCTGCGACCACGGCCTCGTCGTAGCCAGAGTGCGTGGCAGTGATGGTCGCGCGCACCCGGTCACCGGGCGCAGCGCCCTCCACGAACACCACCCGGCCCTCGTGGCGCGCAATGGCGGCGCGGCCAAAGGAGAGGCTCTCGATGTCCAGCTCGAGCTCTACCGGGGTCTCCGGTGTCGCGCTGTCTTTTGCCGCGCTGTCTTCTACTGTCGTGCTGTCATCCATCTGCTGGTGCCGTGGCCCGTTATCCTGCGTCCCCGAACGGCGGCGGCAGCAGAGAGTGATAGGGGCAGCCTGCAGTGGCAAACGGGGCCGGCTGGCCGGGGGATCTTCCTTCTCTCAGCTGGCAGGGCTGATCCTCCGGGGACCTGGTGGACATTGGACCCAAGCGGGCAGCAGCCCGGCGTTTGTTTTATGCTCACAGGAGCATCATTTGGCGACGGGGAAAGTAACCAACGGTGCGGCTTCTGAGTTGGGAACGTTAGTTAGCCTTTGAACTGCACGGTCTCTTTGAACCTATTTAGGCTACCGAGTAGATCATCGAAAGACTTTGAAGTAGT
This genomic window from Candidatus Binatota bacterium contains:
- a CDS encoding dihydrofolate reductase, producing the protein MIVACVVAVAENGVIGRDGGLPWRLPADLAYFKRLTEGHRMIMGRLTFESIGSRPLPGRPCVVVSGQGDYQPDGVVVRPSVTAALDYCREQLSDDDTVFVAGGSRVFAEALPLSDRVYLTLVHANVEGDTKFSLEALDGWSLSEDTRRESDEKNPYALSFRVYDRP
- a CDS encoding thymidylate synthase, whose product is MRQYLDLLQKVLDEGSSKQDRTGTGTLSIFGCQSRYDLSAGFPLLTTKKLHLRSIIHELLWFIAGDTNVAYLQQNGVRIWDEWADENGELGPVYGRQWRSWPTADGGSIDQLAQVVEQVRDNPDSRRMLVSSWNPGEIEGMALPPCHLLFQFYVCDGRLSCQMYQRSADLFLGVPFNVASYSLLTMMVAQVTGLEPGEFIHTLGDTHLYLNHLDQAREQLSRLPGPLPTMKINPEVDDLFAFSYDDFELEGYQAQPHIAAAVAV
- a CDS encoding DUF1015 domain-containing protein, with amino-acid sequence MARFRPFKGIRFAGEAAGDMDAAVAPPYDVISAEQRDALYDAGRWNVTRLILNRDGHAEAGRLFREWTEQGNVAPDAEDSFYLYSQEFEVEGRLLRRTGVIGALALEPFSRAVVLPHERTFSHHKKDRLELTTEVRANLSPIFGLYSNPDFKPEPPSGWDSPADIDVEHQGVRHRMWVVADQEAAESVQAALAGRQVYIADGHHRYATALNYYAQLNDGADPPSADDAPGDSEQPDAHVMAFLATFEDPGMVILPTHRELVSSGGADHGRFEESLSSGFELQRFERTPDGRGELLAALEQAGAAVNAFGVALKDLDHYLLVSRPAVAEAGSPLAALDVSALHGAVLAEALQAAGGSGPPEITYTVDAASLLDRVDAGELEGGFLLNATRSEQIADVCLAGELMPEKSTYFYPKLLTGLVFHSLEAMSGEQKHRANG
- the purE gene encoding 5-(carboxyamino)imidazole ribonucleotide mutase produces the protein MAKFKPLVAILMGSNSDREVMSAASDALTELSVAHEVVVTSAHRSPEQTADYVRAAPGRGVKVFVVGAGRAAHLAGAVAAHTTLPVLGVPLESGALKGMDALLATVQMPAGVPVGTLAIGEAGARNAGLLAAQVLALSDTALAGRFKRLRKRMTAAVPGVVEQVDP
- the rlmD gene encoding 23S rRNA (uracil(1939)-C(5))-methyltransferase RlmD; the protein is MDDSTTVEDSAAKDSATPETPVELELDIESLSFGRAAIARHEGRVVFVEGAAPGDRVRATITATHSGYDEAVVAEVLTAGEARVEPPCPLVKECGGCPWQHVDYQAQLEAKRDALVDCITRIGRIDNPPVAAPDPSPLNLGYRNRLKLRFAGHRMGFYRASTHRLVPVDDCMLAEPYIRNAMPLVEELVAGMSTQATRVEIVSRGRMAGLVVAINSRGRLRRSDTARVREFLDQPGCPVKGVVAWGKGWKRDWGDTRRRWRPVPDGPTIEAPGTAFGQVNTLANELLVQRVLEAAGSERKRFILELYAGAGNLTLPLAPLADQLVAVESDAAAAHALERSAHRASFRHVSAVTARAEEYLAAGVRQRPDLVVVDPTRSGLGSAAHDIARLEAEKIVYVSCNPSTLARDLRVLVDQGYRLEKVQPVDLFPHTFHVESVCTLRLT
- a CDS encoding tetratricopeptide repeat protein translates to MGLVVWLTNARVSGRWFNPASLWRRHNAVNELKKLLDVNDHDVGAHNDLGRILVDKGRHAEAVPHMEKAIARMDEAAETNYFLGLARLHTGDTERGLADVERALKISPGFLYGEPRLALARWYAEAKRPREALEQARMAVKINTSSVEGWLIAGESAAALGQSDDARETLDQARHAYQHLPAYLRLPNRRYAVRARRLLKKIPS
- a CDS encoding threonylcarbamoyl-AMP synthase; the encoded protein is MDSTPTMAEQAEQLEAAVLRAADVIRAGGLVVYPTETIYALGADAGNAEAVQRLLAAKGRDDGRGMSALVADLGQARALLDTNPGPEAVELARRWWPGPLTLVLPAAAGLSRGLVGESGGVGLRCSSDPVAAALLKAAGVPLTATSANPSSLEPARSVQTAREYFGDSVACYVDDGPRMAESASTVVEFLDGRAYLRRSGSVDVTGTINVQGG